Proteins encoded together in one Formosa sp. Hel3_A1_48 window:
- the cysS gene encoding cysteine--tRNA ligase: MSLNLFEKQKISIYNSITGEKEQFKPINEGHIGLYVCGPTVYSNVHLGNVRTFMSFDMIFRYFKHLGYKVRYVRNITDAGHLENDADQGEDRIAKKARLEQIEPMEVVQKYTVDFHNTLNNFNFLPPSIEPTATGHIVEQIEIIKSIIDNGYAYEANGSIYFDVLKYNESNDYGVLSGRKIEDLMHNSRALDGQSDKKNPQDFALWKKAEPQHIMRWPSPWSEGFPGWHLECTAMSTKYLGEQFDIHGGGMDLKFPHHECEIAQAKAWHSHNPVKYWMHANMLTLNGQKMAKSTGNNILPAEILSGDTDKLSKGFAASVVRFFMMQAHYRSILDFSNDALLASEKGFNKLIDALNILKSVTASNASADFDVINWQQRCYNAMNDDFNTPILIAELFSAVKYINQINDGTNSIDETSLELLKNTLHNFVFDILGLENLDKASSHNKLSDAVQLLITLRNEARAQKNFALSDQIRDQLSEVGIHLKDGKDGTTFSLD, translated from the coding sequence ATGTCACTAAATTTGTTTGAAAAACAAAAGATTTCGATATACAACTCGATCACTGGAGAAAAAGAGCAATTCAAACCCATAAATGAAGGCCACATTGGGCTGTATGTATGTGGGCCAACCGTTTACAGTAATGTTCATCTAGGAAACGTAAGAACATTCATGTCTTTTGATATGATTTTTCGCTATTTTAAACACCTGGGCTACAAGGTGCGCTATGTGCGAAATATAACGGATGCGGGGCATTTAGAAAATGATGCAGACCAAGGCGAAGATCGCATTGCAAAGAAAGCTCGCCTAGAACAAATAGAACCCATGGAAGTGGTTCAAAAATATACTGTTGATTTTCACAACACTTTAAATAACTTCAATTTTCTTCCGCCAAGTATAGAACCTACTGCCACGGGACATATTGTAGAACAAATAGAAATAATAAAAAGTATTATTGACAACGGCTATGCTTACGAAGCCAATGGATCCATTTATTTTGATGTTTTAAAGTACAACGAATCTAATGATTATGGTGTGTTAAGTGGCCGGAAAATAGAGGATTTGATGCATAACTCCAGAGCACTCGATGGACAATCCGATAAAAAAAATCCACAAGATTTTGCCCTCTGGAAAAAAGCAGAGCCACAACATATTATGCGGTGGCCCTCGCCTTGGAGCGAAGGGTTTCCTGGCTGGCACCTAGAATGTACAGCAATGAGCACAAAGTACTTAGGTGAACAATTTGATATTCATGGCGGAGGAATGGATTTAAAATTCCCACATCACGAATGTGAGATTGCACAAGCTAAAGCATGGCATAGCCACAATCCAGTAAAGTATTGGATGCATGCCAATATGCTTACACTAAATGGTCAAAAAATGGCAAAATCAACAGGAAATAATATTCTGCCTGCTGAAATTTTGAGTGGAGATACAGACAAACTGTCTAAAGGTTTTGCTGCTTCTGTAGTTCGTTTTTTTATGATGCAAGCACACTATAGAAGTATTCTTGACTTTAGCAATGACGCTCTTTTGGCATCCGAAAAAGGGTTTAACAAATTAATAGATGCCCTAAATATCCTTAAATCCGTTACAGCTTCCAACGCATCAGCAGATTTTGATGTAATAAATTGGCAGCAACGCTGTTACAATGCCATGAATGATGACTTCAACACCCCTATTCTGATCGCTGAGCTTTTCAGTGCAGTAAAGTACATCAACCAAATAAATGATGGCACAAACAGTATAGATGAAACAAGCCTAGAGCTGTTAAAAAACACACTTCACAATTTCGTTTTTGATATTTTGGGTCTTGAAAATCTAGACAAAGCATCATCGCATAACAAGCTTTCAGACGCTGTTCAACTTCTCATCACATTGAGAAATGAAGCTAGAGCTCAAAAAAACTTTGCCCTTTCAGATCAAATTAGAGATCAACTGTCTGAAGTAGGCATCCATTTGAAAGATGGAAAAGACGGCACTACTTTTTCTTTAGATTAA
- the yidD gene encoding membrane protein insertion efficiency factor YidD: MNALLITASVALIKGYQKWISPLFPAKCRFQPTCSQYCIEALQEHGFLGGCFLGLKRIFSCHPWGRSGHDPVPKKDK; this comes from the coding sequence ATGAATGCTTTGTTAATCACAGCAAGTGTAGCCCTAATTAAAGGTTATCAAAAATGGATTTCACCATTGTTCCCTGCCAAGTGTCGCTTTCAACCAACTTGTTCGCAATATTGCATTGAAGCCTTGCAAGAACACGGCTTTTTAGGGGGATGTTTTTTAGGACTAAAACGTATTTTTAGTTGTCATCCTTGGGGTCGATCTGGTCATGACCCTGTTCCAAAAAAAGACAAATGA
- the lgt gene encoding prolipoprotein diacylglyceryl transferase translates to MTFLQIVWEPASDGIRLFGNFKIHYYSLMWMAAFIVGFYIMKKIYYNEKQDESKLDSLFMYSVLGIMIGARLGHVIFYQAELFREDFFSVFLPVKFSGGFEFTGFRGLASHGAAIGMIISMHLYNKKVLKKSVLWILDRVVIPCALGAIFIRIGNFFNSEMIGKPASEGLPWAVVFKDMDSIPRHPGQLYEAFGYVFVFLILFVLYWKTKKGQQEGFLFGLFLLMLMAVRVFVEQFKIAQVDGREDWIFGLNTGQVLSIPFILIGLYFMFFHKTKT, encoded by the coding sequence ATGACTTTTTTGCAAATCGTATGGGAACCTGCATCTGATGGGATTCGACTTTTCGGTAATTTCAAGATTCATTATTATAGCCTAATGTGGATGGCTGCATTTATTGTTGGTTTTTACATCATGAAAAAAATCTATTACAATGAAAAACAGGACGAGAGTAAACTCGATAGCCTGTTTATGTATTCTGTTTTAGGGATTATGATTGGTGCGCGCTTGGGTCATGTTATTTTTTATCAAGCAGAATTATTCCGGGAGGATTTCTTCAGTGTATTTTTACCTGTAAAATTCAGTGGTGGATTTGAATTTACAGGATTTCGAGGCTTAGCTAGTCATGGCGCCGCGATTGGAATGATCATCTCTATGCACCTTTACAACAAAAAAGTACTGAAAAAATCTGTTCTATGGATTTTAGATCGTGTTGTAATTCCTTGTGCTTTAGGAGCCATTTTTATTAGAATTGGCAATTTCTTCAACTCGGAAATGATCGGAAAACCCGCAAGCGAAGGCTTACCGTGGGCTGTAGTGTTCAAGGATATGGACAGTATTCCGCGTCATCCAGGTCAATTGTATGAAGCTTTCGGATATGTATTTGTCTTCCTAATTTTATTTGTATTGTATTGGAAAACAAAAAAAGGGCAACAAGAGGGATTCCTGTTTGGGTTATTCTTGTTAATGCTAATGGCCGTACGAGTGTTTGTGGAGCAATTTAAAATTGCACAAGTTGATGGCCGAGAAGACTGGATTTTTGGATTAAATACGGGACAGGTTTTAAGTATTCCTTTTATACTTATTGGCCTTTATTTTATGTTTTTTCACAAAACTAAAACCTAA
- the secDF gene encoding protein translocase subunit SecDF has product MQNKGLVKLFALLFGLVSIYQLSFTFKANQIEEDAQQFSINKIAETEVDYDSKRSIERLNYLDSLKTQEVFNIGIAAYNYDEVKEKAMNLGLDLKGGINVILQISVKDILVGLANDSKDPVFRQALADAEELQKDSQNTYLEDFFVAFEAIDADANLASPDIFANRTLSDEITFDMSDDEVKPILSAKIDESIVSAFEVLRKRIDKFGVTQPNIQRIGNSGRILVELPGAKEVERVKGLLQSTAQLEFWDAFKGEEFASFLFQANEVLKEVVDTSDEVDSDKTDEDSISDIIGDTDAETGEDGTVNPLIDLIRASGYTGGPVLASFESKDQQTVTAYLNNPKVRALLSPEQRYAKFVWGIPQIQQTNEEDTQSIELVELYALKGNRENKPQLSGAVITDARQSYQQNGNPSVSMQMNLKGAKIWEQMTGNAFNTGGQIAIVLDEIVYSAPGVTSGPIAGGNSEISGSFTLNEAVDLANVLRAGKLPASADIVQAEEVGPSLGQEAIESGMKSFLIALAFVLLWMIFYYGKAGIFSNVALLLNILLIFGILSGLGAVLTLPGIAGIVLTIGIAVDANVLIYERIREELYKGKGQKEAVRDGFSNALSSILDANITTGLTALILYTFGTGPIKGFATTLLIGILTSLFTAIFISRLLIDWHLNRGGKLEFSTGMTKGLFQSIKIEFLKKRKVAYLFSGVIITAGLMSLFTTGLDQGIDFVGGRTYTVRFAQDMNTEEVKTAVNDAFGSAEVKTIGSANQLKISTKYKVNENSAEVDAEVQEKLYGALVPFLPDETSYKQFIDAENNIGKMYSGKVSPTIADDIKRSSVWAIIGSLIVVFLYILLRFKKWQFSLGAVAAVFHDVLIVLGIFSIAWKYLPFSMEIDQAFIAAILTVIGYSLNDTVVVFDRIREYINEHSSWDFAKIVNGALNSTLSRTLNTSLTTLVVLLAMFVFGADSLRGLLFALIVGVLVGTYSSVFIATPIMHDTLKRLDKKS; this is encoded by the coding sequence ATGCAAAATAAAGGATTAGTAAAGTTATTCGCCCTCTTGTTTGGATTGGTGAGTATATATCAATTATCATTCACTTTCAAAGCAAATCAAATTGAAGAGGATGCTCAACAGTTTTCAATAAATAAAATTGCTGAAACGGAAGTAGATTATGATTCGAAACGTTCGATAGAACGTTTGAACTATTTAGACTCATTGAAAACTCAAGAAGTGTTCAATATTGGCATTGCTGCATACAATTACGACGAAGTCAAAGAGAAAGCAATGAATCTTGGTCTTGATTTAAAAGGTGGGATCAACGTCATTCTTCAGATTTCTGTAAAAGATATTTTAGTAGGTTTGGCAAACGACAGCAAAGACCCTGTGTTCAGACAAGCTTTGGCTGATGCTGAAGAACTTCAGAAAGACAGTCAGAACACTTATTTAGAAGACTTTTTTGTAGCATTCGAAGCAATTGATGCGGATGCAAATTTAGCCTCACCAGATATTTTTGCCAATAGAACACTCAGCGATGAGATTACTTTTGATATGAGTGATGATGAAGTAAAACCTATATTATCTGCAAAAATTGACGAATCTATCGTTTCTGCTTTTGAAGTCCTAAGAAAACGTATTGATAAATTTGGTGTAACGCAACCCAACATACAGCGTATTGGTAATTCAGGACGTATTTTGGTCGAATTGCCAGGAGCCAAAGAAGTTGAACGTGTGAAAGGATTACTCCAAAGTACGGCACAGCTTGAGTTCTGGGATGCTTTCAAAGGCGAAGAATTCGCTAGTTTCTTATTCCAAGCTAATGAGGTTTTAAAAGAAGTCGTAGACACATCCGATGAAGTAGATTCTGATAAAACTGATGAAGATTCCATTTCAGATATTATTGGTGATACTGATGCTGAAACTGGTGAAGATGGCACTGTAAACCCATTAATCGATTTGATTCGTGCATCAGGTTACACTGGCGGACCGGTGCTTGCATCTTTTGAATCCAAAGACCAACAAACAGTAACGGCTTATCTCAATAATCCTAAGGTCAGAGCATTACTTAGCCCTGAACAGCGCTATGCAAAATTTGTTTGGGGGATCCCTCAAATTCAGCAAACCAATGAAGAGGATACACAAAGTATTGAGCTAGTAGAGCTTTATGCTTTAAAAGGAAACAGAGAAAACAAACCACAATTGAGTGGTGCTGTAATTACCGATGCGCGTCAATCCTATCAGCAAAATGGAAACCCTAGTGTTTCTATGCAAATGAACCTTAAAGGGGCTAAGATTTGGGAGCAAATGACGGGAAATGCGTTTAATACAGGAGGGCAAATTGCCATCGTTTTGGACGAGATAGTTTATTCTGCTCCAGGTGTTACATCAGGACCCATAGCAGGAGGTAATTCAGAGATTTCGGGATCGTTTACGCTCAATGAAGCGGTTGATTTAGCAAATGTTTTGCGCGCAGGTAAACTTCCGGCTTCTGCTGATATTGTCCAGGCTGAGGAAGTAGGGCCGTCTTTAGGACAAGAAGCTATTGAAAGTGGTATGAAATCCTTCCTTATTGCATTGGCTTTTGTATTGCTTTGGATGATATTTTATTATGGAAAAGCAGGTATTTTCTCCAATGTAGCCTTGTTGCTCAATATACTTTTGATTTTTGGAATTTTATCAGGTTTAGGAGCTGTACTAACTCTACCTGGAATTGCGGGTATCGTTCTTACAATTGGTATTGCAGTAGATGCTAATGTGCTTATATACGAACGTATTCGTGAGGAGCTGTATAAAGGTAAAGGACAAAAAGAAGCTGTCCGTGATGGCTTTTCTAATGCATTATCTTCAATTTTGGATGCGAACATTACAACGGGGCTTACCGCTTTGATTCTATATACATTTGGTACAGGTCCAATAAAAGGATTTGCAACAACCCTTTTAATTGGTATTTTAACCTCACTATTTACGGCTATTTTCATTTCAAGACTATTGATCGACTGGCATTTGAATCGCGGGGGTAAACTCGAGTTTTCTACAGGAATGACTAAAGGATTATTTCAATCAATTAAGATCGAATTTCTTAAAAAAAGAAAAGTGGCCTACCTCTTTTCAGGAGTGATTATTACTGCGGGATTAATGTCGTTGTTTACAACAGGCCTCGATCAAGGAATTGATTTTGTTGGAGGACGAACCTATACTGTTCGCTTTGCACAAGATATGAATACTGAAGAGGTAAAAACTGCTGTTAATGATGCTTTTGGTAGTGCAGAGGTAAAAACAATAGGAAGTGCTAACCAATTGAAAATTTCAACAAAATATAAAGTCAATGAAAACTCTGCTGAAGTTGATGCTGAGGTTCAAGAAAAACTTTATGGTGCATTGGTGCCATTCTTGCCAGACGAAACATCATACAAACAATTTATCGATGCTGAAAATAACATTGGAAAAATGTATTCTGGAAAAGTGAGCCCTACTATTGCTGATGACATTAAAAGGTCGTCTGTATGGGCAATCATAGGATCTCTGATCGTGGTATTTTTATACATCTTGCTGCGCTTCAAAAAATGGCAATTTTCATTAGGTGCAGTCGCTGCAGTTTTTCACGATGTATTGATTGTACTAGGGATTTTCTCCATTGCTTGGAAATACTTACCATTTAGTATGGAAATAGACCAAGCATTTATTGCTGCAATACTAACTGTAATTGGGTACTCTCTAAACGATACAGTGGTTGTGTTTGATAGAATTAGAGAATACATCAATGAACATTCTAGCTGGGATTTTGCTAAAATTGTAAACGGAGCCCTAAACAGTACCCTGAGTAGAACGTTAAACACTTCTCTTACTACTTTAGTTGTTTTATTAGCTATGTTTGTTTTTGGTGCTGATTCACTTCGTGGTTTGCTCTTCGCTTTGATTGTAGGGGTACTTGTTGGAACGTATTCATCTGTATTTATTGCAACACCAATTATGCACGATACACTAAAGCGTTTAGATAAAAAATCCTAA
- the mdh gene encoding malate dehydrogenase: MKVTVVGAGAVGASCAEYIAIKNFASEVVLLDIKEGFAEGKAMDLMQCASLNGFDTKITGSTNDYTKTANSNICVITSGIPRKPGMTREELIGINAGIVKTVSENLVKHSPDTVLIVVSNPMDTMTYLAHKVTGLPKHKIIGMGGALDSARFKYRLAEALGAPISDVDGMVIGGHSDVGMVPLTSHATRNSIKVSEFISQERLEQVKEDTKVGGATLTKLLGTSAWYAPGAAVSGLVQAIACDQKKIFPCSTLLDGAYGLSDLCIGVPVVLGANGIEKIVEIELSAAEQEHLMRSAEGVKKTNSLLNL; the protein is encoded by the coding sequence ATGAAAGTAACTGTCGTAGGCGCAGGAGCCGTAGGCGCAAGTTGTGCCGAATACATCGCCATAAAAAATTTCGCATCAGAAGTTGTACTTTTAGATATTAAGGAAGGCTTTGCTGAAGGTAAGGCTATGGATCTCATGCAATGTGCTTCACTGAATGGTTTTGACACCAAAATTACCGGATCTACTAACGATTACACTAAAACTGCAAACAGCAACATTTGTGTAATTACTTCTGGAATACCAAGAAAACCAGGGATGACACGTGAAGAACTTATAGGAATTAATGCAGGGATAGTAAAAACAGTTTCCGAAAATTTGGTAAAACATTCCCCCGATACTGTTCTTATTGTCGTGAGTAATCCAATGGATACAATGACTTATTTAGCGCATAAAGTTACAGGGCTTCCTAAGCATAAAATTATTGGAATGGGAGGTGCATTAGATTCTGCACGATTTAAGTATCGATTAGCTGAAGCATTAGGCGCTCCTATTAGTGATGTTGATGGGATGGTGATTGGTGGACACAGTGATGTTGGAATGGTACCTCTAACTTCTCATGCCACAAGAAATAGTATAAAGGTTTCTGAATTTATTTCTCAAGAGCGCTTGGAGCAAGTCAAAGAGGATACTAAGGTTGGCGGTGCAACATTGACAAAACTTTTAGGAACATCTGCATGGTATGCGCCCGGCGCTGCTGTAAGTGGGTTGGTACAAGCTATTGCTTGTGATCAAAAGAAAATTTTTCCTTGTTCTACCCTTTTGGATGGCGCATATGGACTCAGTGATCTTTGCATTGGTGTGCCTGTAGTTTTAGGAGCAAATGGTATAGAAAAAATTGTCGAAATTGAATTAAGTGCTGCAGAACAAGAACACTTAATGCGAAGTGCTGAAGGCGTAAAAAAGACCAATAGCCTTCTAAATTTGTAG
- a CDS encoding DUF6588 family protein, translating into MKIPRIISYLFFCALSNTNAQESINELLAAGVADTQRFAEYYTAPASEGLVYSISNAWFNTAKSPRRFGFEISIIGNTSFIKDQKKSFNMVASDFENIRFVDNSTSKNVPTAFGGSSSETVVLTYDDPIFGDQEVTLSLPGGIGSSDSSFIPTAFLQASFSPFKGTQIKARVVPKMAFDDAKLNAYGFGIQQNLLSWLPTNKILPVAVSAVIAYSHLDGVYDFSSSEIVSGENQKMTLDVNSMLYQLVVGSKLKIINFYGSLGLLKGKTTTELLGSYQIVNGDISSSEITNPISITNKISGIRTTFGASLKLGFIGVNADYTIAEYNSASLGLNFGF; encoded by the coding sequence ATGAAAATCCCCAGAATCATTAGTTACTTGTTTTTTTGCGCTCTAAGCAATACAAATGCGCAAGAATCTATAAACGAATTACTCGCTGCTGGTGTAGCGGACACCCAACGCTTTGCAGAATACTACACTGCTCCTGCTTCCGAAGGACTCGTGTATAGCATTTCTAACGCTTGGTTCAACACCGCCAAATCTCCTCGAAGATTCGGATTTGAAATTTCAATTATTGGAAACACGAGCTTCATAAAAGATCAAAAGAAAAGCTTTAACATGGTTGCTTCAGATTTTGAAAACATTAGATTTGTGGACAACAGTACAAGCAAGAACGTGCCGACAGCTTTTGGAGGTTCATCTAGTGAAACTGTGGTTTTGACTTATGATGATCCAATATTTGGAGATCAAGAAGTTACCTTGTCACTTCCCGGAGGAATAGGGTCTTCAGATTCTAGTTTTATTCCAACAGCGTTTTTACAGGCCAGTTTTTCCCCCTTTAAAGGTACTCAAATTAAAGCAAGAGTTGTTCCTAAAATGGCTTTCGACGATGCAAAACTAAATGCTTATGGTTTCGGAATTCAGCAAAATTTACTTTCGTGGTTGCCCACAAACAAGATTCTTCCTGTGGCAGTTTCAGCCGTGATTGCTTACTCTCATTTGGATGGAGTTTATGATTTTTCTTCGTCTGAGATTGTTTCTGGCGAAAATCAAAAAATGACACTAGATGTCAATTCTATGTTGTATCAGCTTGTAGTGGGCAGTAAGTTGAAGATTATAAATTTTTATGGGTCTTTGGGTTTACTCAAAGGTAAAACAACAACAGAATTATTGGGATCTTATCAAATTGTTAATGGGGACATCAGCTCGAGTGAAATCACGAATCCAATTTCTATTACCAATAAAATATCGGGAATAAGAACAACTTTTGGAGCCTCCTTAAAACTCGGTTTTATTGGTGTTAATGCTGATTATACAATTGCAGAATATAACAGTGCTTCCTTGGGTTTAAATTTTGGTTTTTAA
- the gyrB gene encoding DNA topoisomerase (ATP-hydrolyzing) subunit B: protein MSEEINKNQYSADSIQALEGMEHVRMRPSMYIGDVGVRGLHHLVYEVIDNSIDEALAGHCDKITVTINEDNSITTEDNGRGIPVGLHKKEGVSALEVVMTKIGAGGKFDKDSYKVSGGLHGVGVSCVNALSSNLKATVHRDGKIWEQEYERGKAMYPVKSTGTTDKRGTIVTFKPDSQIFTQTLEYNYETLSSRMRELAYLNKGITVVIVDKREKDEKGEFLSETFFSEEGLSEFIKYLDETREPIMKSVIAFEGEKNGIPVEVAMIYNTSYAENLHSYVNNINTHEGGTHLTGFRRGLTHTLKKYADESGMLEKLKFDIAGDDFREGLTAIISVKVAEPQFEGQTKTKLGNREVSSSVSQAVSEMLTDYLEEHPDDAKIIVQKVILAAQARHAAQKAREMVQRKTVMSIGGLPGKLSDCSEQDPAKCEVFLVEGDSAGGTAKQGRDRAFQAILPLRGKILNVEKAMQHKVFENEEIKNIFTALGVTIGTEEDSKALNLSKLRYHKIVIMCDADIDGSHIATLILTFFFRYMKELIESGHVYIATPPLYLVKKGQKKQYAWNDKERDTIAEQFGGSVSVQRYKGLGEMNATQLWDTTMNPEFRTLRQVQIDNGTEADRIFSMLMGDDVPPRREFIEKNAIYANIDA, encoded by the coding sequence ATGAGCGAAGAGATTAATAAAAATCAGTACTCTGCAGATAGTATTCAGGCCTTAGAGGGCATGGAACACGTGCGTATGCGCCCCTCCATGTATATTGGAGATGTTGGCGTTCGTGGCCTTCATCACTTAGTATACGAAGTCATTGATAATTCAATTGATGAGGCACTCGCTGGACATTGTGATAAAATAACTGTAACCATCAATGAGGATAATTCTATAACGACCGAAGATAATGGTCGTGGTATCCCTGTTGGACTACACAAAAAAGAAGGGGTTTCTGCCCTTGAGGTGGTAATGACTAAAATTGGCGCAGGAGGAAAATTTGACAAGGATTCTTATAAAGTTTCTGGAGGGCTACACGGAGTTGGGGTTAGTTGTGTTAATGCACTTTCGTCCAATTTAAAAGCAACAGTTCATAGAGATGGTAAAATTTGGGAGCAAGAATACGAACGCGGTAAAGCCATGTACCCTGTAAAATCCACAGGAACCACAGATAAGCGTGGGACAATCGTTACTTTTAAGCCTGATTCTCAGATTTTCACACAAACCTTGGAGTATAATTACGAGACTCTCTCCAGTCGAATGCGTGAATTGGCTTATTTGAATAAAGGAATTACGGTTGTCATTGTTGACAAAAGAGAAAAAGATGAAAAAGGAGAATTTCTTAGTGAAACTTTCTTCTCTGAGGAAGGACTTTCAGAATTTATCAAGTATTTGGATGAAACACGAGAGCCAATAATGAAATCGGTTATTGCTTTTGAAGGTGAAAAAAATGGCATTCCAGTAGAAGTTGCTATGATTTACAATACTTCATATGCAGAGAATCTTCATTCTTATGTGAATAACATCAACACTCATGAAGGTGGAACCCACCTTACAGGCTTCAGACGAGGTTTAACGCATACTTTGAAAAAATATGCAGATGAATCTGGGATGTTAGAGAAATTAAAATTTGATATTGCCGGAGATGATTTTAGAGAAGGACTTACGGCAATAATATCAGTTAAAGTTGCAGAGCCACAATTCGAGGGTCAAACCAAAACAAAACTTGGAAATAGAGAAGTTTCTTCATCAGTGAGTCAAGCAGTTTCAGAAATGCTAACAGATTACTTGGAAGAACATCCAGACGATGCCAAAATCATTGTTCAAAAAGTTATTTTAGCTGCTCAAGCTCGCCATGCTGCCCAAAAAGCTAGAGAAATGGTACAGCGCAAGACGGTAATGAGCATAGGAGGTTTACCTGGAAAGCTAAGTGATTGCTCTGAGCAAGACCCAGCTAAATGTGAAGTGTTTCTTGTAGAGGGAGATTCGGCAGGCGGAACAGCTAAGCAAGGACGTGATCGTGCTTTCCAAGCGATTTTACCTTTGCGAGGGAAAATCCTCAATGTTGAAAAAGCCATGCAACACAAGGTTTTTGAAAATGAAGAGATAAAAAACATCTTCACCGCACTGGGAGTTACAATAGGGACCGAAGAGGACAGCAAAGCCCTTAACTTATCTAAATTACGCTACCATAAAATAGTGATTATGTGTGATGCAGATATTGATGGGAGTCACATTGCAACACTAATTTTGACTTTCTTTTTCCGTTACATGAAAGAGTTGATTGAAAGCGGACATGTATACATCGCTACACCACCGCTTTATTTGGTCAAAAAAGGTCAGAAAAAGCAATATGCTTGGAACGATAAAGAACGGGATACTATTGCTGAACAATTCGGTGGAAGTGTAAGTGTACAACGCTACAAAGGTCTTGGAGAAATGAACGCAACTCAACTCTGGGATACCACCATGAATCCAGAGTTTAGAACCTTACGTCAAGTACAAATTGATAACGGTACAGAAGCTGATCGAATTTTTTCTATGTTGATGGGCGATGATGTACCACCGCGCCGGGAGTTCATTGAAAAAAATGCGATTTATGCCAACATTGATGCTTAA
- a CDS encoding T9SS type A sorting domain-containing protein produces the protein MKTLLLFFSIFFINLCFCQEIETFNTVDGSKFLIYDPTSTIDQTPSGSGSNWSFSNLNRIGENTDNYSVPNADEQNTFQGTTEVLTVQQLSPPAERKLFLKHAANTTYITGATQEGITLNYSGENAYVGEFPMSFNTQNSGPVSGTFSYDGTNGTFTGTFTAEVDAHGNLSLSDNYGGNFNRGVTRLKVVQNLNLFVGVNTFVPVATVNQLSYYYYDSSEDNIAFRTNDVSLVSTLLGNQNSKSFEANNLYTLSVKTPQRLEGIVIYPNPVKDVTNIKIDKDINIVSLKILNLIGQTIYHTKTNPVDLPTNKLKRGLYFVVLETDSDRKYIKKIIKQ, from the coding sequence ATGAAAACACTTTTACTTTTTTTTTCTATTTTTTTTATTAATCTATGTTTCTGTCAGGAAATAGAAACGTTTAACACAGTCGATGGATCCAAATTTTTAATTTACGATCCTACTTCTACAATTGATCAAACGCCCTCCGGCTCAGGTTCGAATTGGAGTTTTAGCAACTTGAACAGAATTGGTGAAAATACAGATAACTACAGCGTCCCCAATGCCGATGAGCAAAATACATTCCAAGGAACAACTGAAGTATTAACAGTTCAGCAATTAAGCCCTCCAGCTGAAAGAAAACTATTCCTTAAGCACGCTGCTAATACCACTTACATAACTGGCGCAACTCAAGAGGGTATAACTTTGAATTACAGTGGTGAAAATGCATATGTTGGCGAATTTCCCATGTCATTTAACACCCAAAATTCAGGGCCTGTTTCAGGAACATTTAGCTATGATGGCACCAACGGCACTTTCACTGGCACCTTTACAGCTGAAGTAGATGCACACGGAAATCTAAGTTTGAGCGACAACTACGGAGGTAACTTCAATCGCGGGGTAACGCGCTTAAAAGTTGTACAAAACTTGAATTTATTTGTAGGTGTAAATACCTTTGTTCCTGTAGCTACAGTCAATCAATTGTCCTATTACTACTACGATAGTAGTGAAGATAATATCGCCTTTAGAACCAACGACGTGAGCCTTGTTTCAACTTTGCTGGGTAATCAAAATTCAAAAAGTTTTGAAGCAAATAATCTATACACGCTATCGGTTAAAACTCCACAAAGACTGGAGGGCATAGTTATTTACCCTAACCCCGTCAAAGACGTTACAAATATCAAAATCGACAAGGATATTAATATTGTTTCGCTAAAGATTTTAAACCTCATAGGGCAAACCATATACCATACCAAAACAAACCCAGTAGACCTACCAACAAACAAGTTAAAAAGAGGCCTTTATTTCGTAGTGCTTGAAACAGATTCTGATCGAAAATACATCAAAAAAATAATAAAACAGTAA